In Methanobrevibacter sp., the genomic window CTTCAATCTGAGTTCCATGAACTTCTCCGATAACTTCAACATAACACTCTGCCAGTGTGCCTTTCATCTGGTCGATTTCAAGGTTTATGATTTCATTTTCAACTTCATCAGCAATTTTAATGTTTCTTTCCAGTGCACGGTATATGATTTCTTCTTCGGGAATGAATTCATCACTCCATTTTCCCTCTTCAAGTTTACTATTGCAGTGGCTACAGATTTGAACTTCAATTCTTTCCGGTATTTCAATCATCTGAAATTCTTTTAAAAAACAGTCAATACAGACGTCTCCAACCATTTCCTTATCTGTACTTCCGCACTCTGGACAAAACATATTATCAATAAAAAATAGGTAAAAAAAGTAGAATTATAATGATTTTAAAGGTGCTGTTGCACCGCATGCAGCACATTTAAGTAAGAATATTCTACCTTCTCTGATAATTCTTGTATCTGGTCTGTTACATTCGTGACAAATAACGTATTTGTCTACGTAATCTTCAATTCTTTCATTAATTAAATAATGAGTAAATTTACCTTGTAAGATTGCTCTTTGACCTTCAATATTTCCTGCAGTACCTAATTCTCTCATCAAGAATTTTAATAAATGTTGAGGGTCTCTGTTTAAACCTTCTGCAACATCTTTAAAGTTTTTAATAAAAGTTCTATTACCTTGGATATCTGAATAAGCTTTAGGAATTTTGAATCTTTTGTGTTCAAATACTTCAGGAGGTAATTGGTCTATTGCTCTTTCTAATAAATCTTCATAATTATCCATAATTATCTCTCCTAATGAAATTAGTATAAGTATAATATATTAAATTTGGTTTTAATCATTTATTAATGTATTGTTAATGGGATGATTAAATTAAAAAATAGAAAAATAAGATAATTAATATCTTATTTAATTTTAACTGTTATTTTTCGTTTTTCTTTAGTGACAGTGTTGATTGCAGTAATATAATGTTTGCCTTTTTTAAATGAGTTTATTTTAATTTTAGCTATTCCTTTATTATTGGTTTTAATTTTGTAGGTTTTGCTTTTAACTTTGATTTTAACTTTTTTATTTTTAAGAATTTTGCCTTTTTTATTTAAAAACTTGATTTTAAATTCTTTATTTTTTTGATTTATGGATTTTGATAAAGCTTTAGTAGGGATTGTTGATTTTATTGTTATTTTGTTATATGTAAACCAGAATGATCCGCTATTTCCTTTTCCATCTCCTTCAGCAATGCTTGTGTAGATGTTATGTTTTCCGATATTATATTTTAGTGAAATTGACGCAAAGCCCTTACTGTCGGTATAAACTTTTTTATAGGATTTGTCATCAATTATAAAATAGACCAATAATCTCTTTTCAGGTTTGCCGTTTTCATTTAAGACTTTTACTTTAAACTCGGTGCCGTCTTTGTAATACATTTTTACATTTTTGGATACAATTTTAAGGCTGTTATCATAGCATACGTCATCCTGATCAACGTCATAGTAGTATGTCTCTTTAAGTTCAGTTTTGTTTTTATCTGCAGAGATTAATGTGTTGTCATTGGAATTTTCTTGATTTTTATCATTATCTTTCACTTCATTAATTTTTTCAAGGGATATGTCTTGTTCGGAAGCTTGTGTTAAATTTGTATCATAATTTTCAGCACAAACATAAGAAATGGATATGAAAAAAATCGTAAAAAGCATAAATCCTATCAGATATTTAGTTTTCATTAATCATCCTCCTAATGTAATATAATTTTTGCATTAAGTCATATATAAAAGTTTATTATAATCAATACGGTATGGATTTATTTTTTTTTTAGTTTTCAGAGGTTATTCCATCAGTTTTTTGATCCATATTTATTTTTTTTTTGGTTTTAACTGATTGGAGTTTTATTTTAATTCAGTGGTGTTAACTATCTAAAAATAAGAATAAAATAAGGAAGTTAATCCTTATTTTTTGACTTTAACTGTTTTTTTAACGGTTTTATTTAAGTATTTTGCAGTGTATTTTACTTTTTTACCCACTTTAAGTTTTTTCAATACTTTTTTCTTGATGGTTACTTTAGCAACACCTTTTTTATTGGTCTTACCTACATATTTTTTGCCTTTAAATGTGAAGGTTATTTTAGTTCCTTTTTTAGGAGCTTTTCCATTGATTTTTAAGGTTGCTTTTAAGACAAGTTTTTTAGCAGATTTTTTGACTTTAACCTTTTTTAAAGTTAATTTAATGACTGTTTTAGCTGGAGTTACTGATTTTGAAGTTACTTTAAATGTTGTAGTTTTGGTGCTGTCGTTAAATATTCCGTCTGATTTGAATAATACTGTTGCTGTATAGGTATTTGCTGTTAAACCTGTGATTTTAAGACTACCTTGACCTTTATTGATGTTGACTGAGTAATTTTTGTTTGCAACTTGCACTATAACTTCTCCAGTGAATGCAGAGTTTGTGGTAATAACTATATTGGCAGCATTGCCTTCTTCAATATTTGCAGCGGTGATTGATAAGTTAGGGTCAATATTTTCTTCTAAATCAACGATGATATTTCCACTAGCAATTTCTGTGAGTTTTCCGTTTTCTTTTTCAATAGAAACGATTATTTTATGAGATCCTTCTGTAAGACCTTCTAGTTTATCATATTTTATATAATATTCTCCTTCCTGATTATATAAATCTTTTAAGTATGATTTATCGGCTTGTTTTCCATCAATTTCAATTATGATGTTATCGATTAACGGAAGTGCAGTGAATGTGATTACTGAAGCATTTTTATCTTTAATGGTTTCATTAATTAATGTCCCATAGTCTTCAGCAGTTAATGTTTTGAAAGTCACTTTGCTTTCAACTTTGGTTGCAGCTTCATTACCGTCAAAATACATTACAACAACAGTGTATGTTCCGTTTAATGTAGGGTTTATGTCTTTGGCTCTTATTACAAGAGCATCTTCGTTTTCCTCAATACTTGGTTGTATGTCTCCAATATCTTTTTCCCAGGTAGCAATGATATCTCCATCATCGTCCTTTATGGTTAAATTGATTTTGCCTTCTAAAATAGTTTCAGGATTTTTAATTTCTCCGTCTTCTAAACTAATGAAAACAAAATAGTCTTCATATTCAGTATAAACTGTTTCATCTTCTAAAGTAATAACGATGTTTGAGATTAAATTAATTTTTTTGTCAGTTATATTTTTGCCTTTATATGTAATATTTATGGTATGTTCTCCAACTTCAAGAAGCCTGTTCAATTCTTTAAATCCGATGATATAATTATTGTCTTCATCTCTTCTAGTGTTGTTAAGTTTTATTGTGATTGGTTCTTCATCATCAACATAAATTGTTATATTGTCATCTTCACTAGCAGATGAATCAACTGTAATAAAACTTTCATTACTGGTGATTACTTTAGTTCTGGAATCAACAATAATTGATACTCCATCTATTTCTGCAGTTTGTGGTTCATATAATGTTAAAATAATTTGTTCTGCTTCTTCTTCAGTTGAATTATATTTAACTGCTCCATTATTATCATAAAAATAACTTTCTATTATATAAGTTCCTGCTTTATTTATGCTTAAATCCTTTAGATAGATAATATAGTCATCAACATCTCTATCTAATAAATCTAAGGTCTTATTAAATGATAGTGTTTTATTAATCCAAATTTCAAATCTACCATCTAAATTTTCATTGTTAACTGTAATCTTGATTAATTCGGTTTCTTCCCAATTGTTTTCCATGATGATTCCTTCATCAATGTCAACAGAGTAGTCAACTTCAATATCTTCTGATTCATACTCATCATCGATTTCAGTTAATGTCATGGTGGATTCAGTTAAAGTGACCTTGCATACAATTGTAAACATATCTATAAGTTCAGGTTTTTGATTTTTGATTTCGTAATATTTGAAAGTGAGATTATCGCCGTTTTTAATCTTGCTTAAATTATCAAAAATATCTCCTATGGATATTGTACCACTTAATCCATCTTCATCTTCTTCCCAATGATTGTCATCAGTGATATCGACATCTAATCTTACAATGTTCTCTCTATCTGTAGATACTTCGACATAACCTTTTGCCTCACTTGGCAAGTAGATATCTGTAAGGGTGTTGTTATCATCCGGATCGAGGGATATTTCGTCCTCATTAGGATCGAAATAATACTCGTACTCATCATCCTCATCATAGTCATATGCTATGATATCTGCATCATCACTAACAGTCATGTTGTCTGATGCAATATCATCTGCCGCATTAACGGCTCCTATTGTTAAAACTGTCAATAACAGTAATGTTAAAAGCATTATGTTTTTTATCTTCATATTTTACACTTCATGTTTTTATTTAATATTCACATGTGAATATAATAATATATTAATCAATTAAGTATTATATATGTTACATTATATTTTATAATAGGAATATTGTTTATTTTTTAATTCTATATGAAAATTTTGAAAAAAGTATAATTGCCTGGATTTTAAGCATTAAAGTAATTTGATGTAGAATAATTTGTAGAAGTTAATATTCCTCTGAATCGTCATCATCTCTTCTTTCATAGAGGAAACTTAAAAATAGAATGATAATCAATATGATTAAAAGTATAAACATTGTATTCATATTATCATCATATTTAATGATGTTTTTGGTTACTTCGTAACTTTTAGCCCCATGTCCGCTTCCTTGTGAACCTAAATCTCCATTAAATCCTTTCCCATTTAATGATATTTTTCCGTTGTATGTGCCGTTTCCACTGCCTGTTGCATTTGAATCTCCACTTCCGGTTCCGATTCCGCCGGTATTGTTTCCAAAACCGTTGCCATTAGTTGTCTTATTGGTTTGTTTATGTGATTGTGGAACTGAAGGTTTTGAATGGTGTGTGATTTCTAATTGTGTTTCGAGTGCTTTGGATGTATATCTTTCATTTCCCTTGAAATTTATTTCAACATCATAACTGCCGGATTTTAAATTATCAAACTCAACTGTAAGGTGTTTGGTGTTTTTATTCACTGTAAATTTCTTCTGTACTCCGCCAGCACTTACAATCAAAACTGCATCAGTTTTTGATTTGCCGATATCTATTGTCAGGTCAAGCTTATTTCCTCCATTTTTATGATAGCTAATTTTTGGAGCTTCTTTTTTCACTGTGACCTTTGATTTTAAAGTAACGTCATTATATATTTCATTTCCTTTAAGGGTGAATGTTGCAGTGTAGGTTCCTGGGTCTATGTCTTTAAAAAGCACTTCTTTTTTGCTTTTCACTAAACCTTTTTTAACATTGATTGCTTTTTCTTCATTGTTTAAAGTAACATGGCAATATCCATTCAAATCTTCCTTGCAGGATGAAAAATCAAGTGTGAATAAAACATTGAAGTCATCTGAAGTATATTTTTTAGCAAAAATCCTATTGGCTTTTTTAACTTCAAATTTTGCAGTATCATAAGTGTTGTCCGCTAAATTGATAATTTTTATAGTGTATTTTCCGGCTTTCGGAAGCATCTCATTTTCAAACTCATAGTTCCACTGCTTGTGCTGGTAAACATTCATCAGATTATCTCCGATGTATACTATTCCGTTTTCATCACTTACAATGATGCCCACGTCCTGTGTACCAATTGGATTTTCCTCATCATCATCGTCCCAGTCGTCATCGTCCTCAGGTTTGTATGTGTCCATTCTAACGACAAATTCAGTATCATCAAAATAAGTATTGTTTTTAACATTTAAGATATGGACTGTCTTTTTCTTTTCATTAACGATTAGGGAAGTGTTGAGCTGATAATAAACTCCATTCGGATTGCTGTCGGAGTCGATTTGTCTGAATTTGAAATGCATGGTATTGTCTTTAAATTCAACATCAACATCATAAGTGTATAATGCCTTAAACTCAAACCTTATGCTGTGGCTGCCTGTTTGGATGTCTCTTTCATTTGTCTCTTCAATTGATGACCTTTCAAAGAATGTTTTGATGTTGATTATGTTATTGGAGGTGTACTCATCAAAGATTTCAACATCATCTACAAAAACGGTCAAATTATATGAATAAGGTAAATTATCTATTTTAAGATTAATGTCTTCTGTATGAATGATGTTTATGACTGCAGAAGACTCGATAGGGATGAATTGTGTGTTTTTGTTGATAATGTTCAATTTGGTATTTGCCACATATTTGTCATTTAAAAATGCACTGCTGTCCTGTGAATTTAAAAAGTTGAGTGTTAAAGCATTGTTTTTTAATGATATTTCAGGATTGAAACGGGAATACTTGTCTGAAGGAGTGAATTCAAATGAAATGTCATGAGTTCCCTCATCAAAATAATTTCCATTGCTATCTTTTGTAGGTATGTAACATGCATTTTCCCAGCTCAATAAGACTGAATTGTCATAAACTTTCCTGCCGTCAATATATACTGTAAGATTTCCTCCCCCTTCACCTTCAAGATACACTGGGATGCTTCTGGTGTAAGTTACATCAATTGGAGGTGCATTTAAATTGATTATATTTAATTCTGGAAATTTACAAACATTTAAAGTGGTATTTATTATGATGATGTATCTGTTTGGAGTATTGACTCTTTTGGATTTTGCAAAATTAACTGTAATCTCTGAATTGGAAGTATCTGCATTCACATCATAGTCTGCATATACCTTATCAGATTTCACTATGAGGACAAGATTATACGAACCTATTGCCAACTTGGTGGTGTCAAGCTCCTCATCATTAATATTTTCATCAATTTCATATGAATTAAATAATTTGTCGTCAATATAAAAATTTGCTTCACCGGAACGTATCCCTTTAAGGTTGAATGAAAGTGAATCGGAATATGTTATATTCAGGTCATCTGGATAGAATGTTTGGACTATAGGATCTATGGATTTGATAATGTTGAACTGTGAAGTGAATCTATAAATTAGGTTTTGCGGGTTTTTGCTGTTGCGCATAAAGTTAAAGTCAAAAGATACTCCTGAATCGCTGATGTATGCATCAGGCTTATATATTGATGTGGTATTGATGAATTTGAATTCATAGACAATATTATGTTTTCCTAAAGATAGCTGCTCTTCATCATCATTAATCTTAACGCTTGTTGGAATGTCTATTTGGTCGTAGCTCACATTGTCTAATTCCTCATTGATTGGGGAATCATGTCTGTCAATATAAACATTCAGGCTCCAAGATTCATTAACCTTAACCTCAACGGGAATATAG contains:
- a CDS encoding translation initiation factor IF-2 subunit beta, which gives rise to MDNYEDLLERAIDQLPPEVFEHKRFKIPKAYSDIQGNRTFIKNFKDVAEGLNRDPQHLLKFLMRELGTAGNIEGQRAILQGKFTHYLINERIEDYVDKYVICHECNRPDTRIIREGRIFLLKCAACGATAPLKSL